Proteins co-encoded in one Juglans regia cultivar Chandler chromosome 16, Walnut 2.0, whole genome shotgun sequence genomic window:
- the LOC109006631 gene encoding serine/threonine-protein kinase STY46-like isoform X2 → MVMEETESCGSRALDTLASSPAQARQQRQKLEVYSEVLRRLKDSENTETTQPGFEDQLWAHFNRLPARYALDMNVQRPEDVLMHKRLLHLAHDPTNSPAIEVRLVQVHSASDGNQLDSVHSDFPGEEAAQSSLNCSIRKGIHPPPAFGSSPNLEALALEANTSHAQDEEHSVHASAWLSQPMHEITFSSDDKPKLLSQLTSLLAEMGLNIQEAHAFSTVDGYSLDVFVVDGWPHEDTEQLKTTLEREILKIEAWPNARSSPPVSELDQTVIKCESDYLKIPNDGIDVWEIDPEHLKFGNKIASGSYGNLYKGTYCSQEVAIKVLKQEHVDSDMQREFAQEVFIMRKVRHKNVVQFIGACTKPPSLCIVTEFMSGGSVYDYLHKQKGVFKLPSLVKVAIDVSKGMNYLHENNIIHRDLKAANLLMDENEVVKVADFGVARVKAQSGVMTAETGTYRWMAPEVIEHKPYDHKADVFSFGVVLWELLTGKLPYEYLTPLQAAVGVVQKALRPTIPKHAHPKLVELLERCWQQDPALRPDFSKVIEILQQTAKEVGDEGEERRKDKSSRGFLSVLRRGYHQ, encoded by the exons ATGGTGATGGAGGAAACGGAGAGCTGTGGGAGTAGGGCGCTCGACACGTTGGCGTCGTCGCCGGCGCAGGCTCGGCAACAGAGGCAGAAGCTTGAGGTTTATAGTGAGGTTCTCCGTCGCCTCAAGGATTCGGAAAATACGGAGACCACTCAACCTGGCTTCGAAGACCAGCTTTGGGCTCACTTCAATCGTCTCCCCGCTCG GTATGCGCTGGATATGAATGTACAGAGGCCAGAAGATGTTCTTATGCATAAGAGATTGCTACATTTGGCTCACGATCCCACAAATAGCCCTGCGATTGAAGTCCGCCTTGTGCAG GTTCATTCAGCTTCTGATGGGAATCAGCTGGATTCTGTACATTCAGATTTTCCTGGTGAAGAAGCTGCCCAGAGTTCTCTAAACTGCTCTATCAGAAAAGG catacatccaCCTCCTGCCTTTGGTTCATCTCCTAACCTTGAAGCGCTTGCACTTGAAGCAAATACCTCTCATGCTCAAGATGAGGAACATTCTGTACATGCCAGTGCCTGGTTGTCTCA GCCCATGCATGAAATCACCTTCTCATCAGATGACAAGCCCAAACTCCTTAGTCAG CTGACTTCCTTGCTTGCTGAGATGGGACTAAACATCCAAGAGGCACATGCTTTTTCAACAGTAGATGGTTATTCCTTAGATGTCTTTGTTGTTGATGGTTGGCCTCATGAG GACACGGAGCAGCTTAAAACTACTCTGGAAAGGGAAATCTTGAAAATTGAG GCTTGGCCAAATGCTCGATCATCACCTCCTGTTAGTGAGCTTGATCAAACAGTTATCAAATGTGAATCTGATTATTTGAAAATACCTAATGATGGGATTGATGTATGGGAAATTGATCCTGAGCACTTGaaatttggaaacaaaattgCATCTGGGTCATACGGTAATCT GTACAAAGGTACGTACTGTAGTCAGGAAGTGGCTATCAAAGTTCTCAAGCAAGAGCATGTGGATTCAGATATGCAGAGAGAGTTTGCACAGGAAGTCTTTATTATGAG GAAAGTTCGACATAAGAATGTTGTACAATTCATAGGTGCATGTACCAAGCCTCCAAGCTTGTGCATTGTAACAG AGTTTATGTCTGGTGGTAGTGTCTATGACTATTTGCATAAACAAAAGGGTGTTTTCAAACTTCCGTCCTTGGTCAAAGTAGCAATTGATGTTTCCAAGGGAATGAACTACTTGCACGAAAATAATATAATCCACAGAGATTTGAAGGCTGCTAATCTTTTAATGGACGAAAATGAG gtTGTTAAGGTAGCTGATTTTGGTGTTGCAAGAGTAAAAGCTCAGTCTGGGGTTATGACTGCAGAAACTGGGACATATCGGTGGATGGCTCCTGAG GTTATAGAACACAAGCCATATGATCATAAGGCTGACGTTTTTAGTTTTGGAGTTGTGTTATGGGAGTTGCTTACTGGAAAG CTCCCATATGAATACTTAACCCCATTGCAAGCTGCTGTTGGAGTGGTTCAGAAG GCTTTACGGCCTACCATCCCAAAGCACGCCCACCCAAAGCTTGTGGAGCTGCTTGAGAGATGCTGGCAGCAAGATCCTGCACTAAGACCGGACTTCTCCAAAGTTATAGAGATCCTGCAGCAAACAGCCAAGGAG GTTGGGGACGAAGGAGAGGAACGGCGCAAGGATAAGTCATCCAGAGGGTTCCTATCTGTTCTTAGACGGGGCTATCACCAGTGA
- the LOC109006631 gene encoding serine/threonine-protein kinase STY46-like isoform X1 — MVMEETESCGSRALDTLASSPAQARQQRQKLEVYSEVLRRLKDSENTETTQPGFEDQLWAHFNRLPARYALDMNVQRPEDVLMHKRLLHLAHDPTNSPAIEVRLVQVHSASDGNQLDSVHSDFPGEEAAQSSLNCSIRKGIHPPPAFGSSPNLEALALEANTSHAQDEEHSVHASAWLSQPMHEITFSSDDKPKLLSQLTSLLAEMGLNIQEAHAFSTVDGYSLDVFVVDGWPHEDTEQLKTTLEREILKIEWQAWPNARSSPPVSELDQTVIKCESDYLKIPNDGIDVWEIDPEHLKFGNKIASGSYGNLYKGTYCSQEVAIKVLKQEHVDSDMQREFAQEVFIMRKVRHKNVVQFIGACTKPPSLCIVTEFMSGGSVYDYLHKQKGVFKLPSLVKVAIDVSKGMNYLHENNIIHRDLKAANLLMDENEVVKVADFGVARVKAQSGVMTAETGTYRWMAPEVIEHKPYDHKADVFSFGVVLWELLTGKLPYEYLTPLQAAVGVVQKALRPTIPKHAHPKLVELLERCWQQDPALRPDFSKVIEILQQTAKEVGDEGEERRKDKSSRGFLSVLRRGYHQ, encoded by the exons ATGGTGATGGAGGAAACGGAGAGCTGTGGGAGTAGGGCGCTCGACACGTTGGCGTCGTCGCCGGCGCAGGCTCGGCAACAGAGGCAGAAGCTTGAGGTTTATAGTGAGGTTCTCCGTCGCCTCAAGGATTCGGAAAATACGGAGACCACTCAACCTGGCTTCGAAGACCAGCTTTGGGCTCACTTCAATCGTCTCCCCGCTCG GTATGCGCTGGATATGAATGTACAGAGGCCAGAAGATGTTCTTATGCATAAGAGATTGCTACATTTGGCTCACGATCCCACAAATAGCCCTGCGATTGAAGTCCGCCTTGTGCAG GTTCATTCAGCTTCTGATGGGAATCAGCTGGATTCTGTACATTCAGATTTTCCTGGTGAAGAAGCTGCCCAGAGTTCTCTAAACTGCTCTATCAGAAAAGG catacatccaCCTCCTGCCTTTGGTTCATCTCCTAACCTTGAAGCGCTTGCACTTGAAGCAAATACCTCTCATGCTCAAGATGAGGAACATTCTGTACATGCCAGTGCCTGGTTGTCTCA GCCCATGCATGAAATCACCTTCTCATCAGATGACAAGCCCAAACTCCTTAGTCAG CTGACTTCCTTGCTTGCTGAGATGGGACTAAACATCCAAGAGGCACATGCTTTTTCAACAGTAGATGGTTATTCCTTAGATGTCTTTGTTGTTGATGGTTGGCCTCATGAG GACACGGAGCAGCTTAAAACTACTCTGGAAAGGGAAATCTTGAAAATTGAG TGGCAGGCTTGGCCAAATGCTCGATCATCACCTCCTGTTAGTGAGCTTGATCAAACAGTTATCAAATGTGAATCTGATTATTTGAAAATACCTAATGATGGGATTGATGTATGGGAAATTGATCCTGAGCACTTGaaatttggaaacaaaattgCATCTGGGTCATACGGTAATCT GTACAAAGGTACGTACTGTAGTCAGGAAGTGGCTATCAAAGTTCTCAAGCAAGAGCATGTGGATTCAGATATGCAGAGAGAGTTTGCACAGGAAGTCTTTATTATGAG GAAAGTTCGACATAAGAATGTTGTACAATTCATAGGTGCATGTACCAAGCCTCCAAGCTTGTGCATTGTAACAG AGTTTATGTCTGGTGGTAGTGTCTATGACTATTTGCATAAACAAAAGGGTGTTTTCAAACTTCCGTCCTTGGTCAAAGTAGCAATTGATGTTTCCAAGGGAATGAACTACTTGCACGAAAATAATATAATCCACAGAGATTTGAAGGCTGCTAATCTTTTAATGGACGAAAATGAG gtTGTTAAGGTAGCTGATTTTGGTGTTGCAAGAGTAAAAGCTCAGTCTGGGGTTATGACTGCAGAAACTGGGACATATCGGTGGATGGCTCCTGAG GTTATAGAACACAAGCCATATGATCATAAGGCTGACGTTTTTAGTTTTGGAGTTGTGTTATGGGAGTTGCTTACTGGAAAG CTCCCATATGAATACTTAACCCCATTGCAAGCTGCTGTTGGAGTGGTTCAGAAG GCTTTACGGCCTACCATCCCAAAGCACGCCCACCCAAAGCTTGTGGAGCTGCTTGAGAGATGCTGGCAGCAAGATCCTGCACTAAGACCGGACTTCTCCAAAGTTATAGAGATCCTGCAGCAAACAGCCAAGGAG GTTGGGGACGAAGGAGAGGAACGGCGCAAGGATAAGTCATCCAGAGGGTTCCTATCTGTTCTTAGACGGGGCTATCACCAGTGA
- the LOC109006632 gene encoding F-box/LRR-repeat protein 10-like: MATSETRATSLDLLPPAILATIMTKLDVGSICCAASTCTAFRTCASQILSFLPTFHLVDIAPSIDLLRPLLQPSNPYLRSLKVDCDRLSDSAIELLLRPPLHELCLHNCTDFSGKLLSEIGRRCRDLRSLCLGSMSEYRVQAIDISDLKELLHGCTQLEALNLMFDVSLFLHHNSAQVWALASEKLTTLEIGYIPSETVTEMLNPTLGPHELPNHIQPSILSSIQKLGLSVDYITDAMVSMISQGLVSLTHLDLRDSPLTEPEVALDLTNAGLQQLNQYGKLKHLSLVRRQEFIVTYFRRVNDVGVLFMADKCANMESICLGGFCRVTDTGFKTILHSCSRLYKLRVSQGTQLTDLVFHDITATSLTLTHVSLIFCNLLTNHAVMNLVFNKDIRVLDLRNCKNLGDEALRAISTLSQLKTLLLDGSDISDVGLSYLRRGVIGSLVRLSIRRCKRLTDKCISALFDGSCNMELRELDLSNIPNLSDNGILLLAKSRVPFSELRMRCCPLIGDTAVMALASMQVDEGIWHGSSLRLLDLCDCGGITQLAFHWLKKPYFPRLRRLGVRGSVNRDLVDALSRNRPYLHVECHGEELEAD, translated from the exons ATGGCGACCAGCGAAACCCGAGCGACGAGTCTGGATCTCCTGCCGCCGGCAATCCTCGCCACCATTATGACGAAGCTTGACGTTGGATCGATCTGCTGCGCTGCGTCCACGTGTACCGCCTTCAGGACCTGCGCCTCTCAGATCCTCTCCTTCCTCCCCACCTTCCACCTCGTC GACATTGCTCCTTCAATAGATTTGCTGCGGCCTTTGTTGCAACCGTCAAACCCTTACCTGCGGAGCTTGAAGGTTGACTGCGATCGCCTTAGCGATTCTGCAATCGAGCTCTTGCTTCGTCCTCCATTGCACGAACTTTGTCTGCACAACTGCACTGATTTTAGCGGGAAACTGCTTTCTGAGATTGGCAGGAGATGCCGGGATCTAAG GTCTCTCTGCTTGGGTTCAATGTCCGAATATAGAGTGCAGGCGATTGATATTTCTGATTTGAAGGAGTTGCTCCATGGTTGCACTCAGCTAGAA GCACTGAACCTGATGTTTGATGTTTCACTATTTCTTCATCATAACTCTGCTCAAGTTTGGGCtttggcatctgaaaaactcACTACTCTTGAGATCGGCTACATTCCTTCAGAAACGGTGACTGAGATGCTTAACCCAACTTTGGGACCCCATGAGTTGCCAAATCATATTCAACCATCCATATTGTCTAGCATTCAGAAATTGGGCCTATCGGTAGATTATATAACTGATGCCATGGTTAGTATGATATCTCAAGGTTTAGTCTCCTTAACCCATTTGGATCTTCGTGATTCACCATTAACTGAACCAGAAGTCGCACTTGACTTAACCAATGCTGGCCTTCAACAACTTAATCAGTATGGGAAACTGAAGCATCTCTCATTGGTCCGGCGCCAGGAGTTCATTGTTACATATTTCAGACGGGTAAATGATGTTGGAGTCCTCTTCATGGCTGATAAGTGTGCAAACATGGAAAGCATATGTCTTGGTGGCTTTTGTCGTGTTACAGACACAGGTTTCAAAACAATCTTGCATTCATGCTCCAGATTATACAAGCTTCGGGTGTCTCAGGGGACCCAGTTAACTGATCTTGTTTTTCATGACATCACTGCAACTTCCCTTACTTTGACACACGTTAGCTTGATATTTTGTAATCTTTTGACCAATCACGCAGTCATGAATTTGGTATTCAACAAGGATATTAGAGTTCTTGACTTGAGAAATTGCAAAAACCTTGGGGATGAAGCACTTCGAGCCATCAGCACTCTTTCTCAATTGAAGACTTTACTGTTGGATGGCTCTGATATAAGTGATGTTGGATTGTCATACTTGAGACGGGGGGTTATTGGTTCACTTGTTAGATTGTCCATTAGACGGTGCAAGCGACTTACAGATAAATGCATTTCTGCTTTATTTGATGGTTCCTGTAACATGGAATTGCGAGAATTGGACCTATCAAATATTCCTAACCTTTCTGATAATGGAATTTTGTTACTGGCAAAAAGTCGGGTTCCATTCTCTGAACTTCGAATGCGGTGTTGCCCACTCATAGGCGACACTGCTGTAATGGCATTAGCCTCAATGCAGGTTGATGAGGGCATATGGCATGGTAGCAGCTTGAGGTTGCTGGATCTATGCGACTGTGGTGGCATCACACAACTTGCATTCCATTGGTTAAAGAAACCTTACTTTCCAAGGTTGAGAAGGTTGGGAGTTAGGGGAAGCGTGAATAGAGACTTGGTAGATGCCTTATCTAGGAATAGACCATATTTGCATGTGGAATGCCATGGTGAGGAGCTGGAGGCTGATTGA